A genomic region of Leptotrichia massiliensis contains the following coding sequences:
- a CDS encoding potassium channel family protein produces MAGYLVIGLGIFGRSVTQTLYENGKMVLAIDQREDRVQKVIDDEIASDAITLDVTDENSIRKVINDDFDTAFVCIGDNTQSSVFVTVILKEMGIKTIICKAKNELQGKILKKIGATSVVYPEETMAKETALGVIRPNITEHFKFSEKYRVFEIKAPKDFDGKNLIELNLRNKYEMNIIGIKDEKELNIMPLPNTIIRENNVLLVIANIEKMMLFGKKYVL; encoded by the coding sequence ATGGCAGGATATTTAGTAATTGGGCTTGGAATATTTGGTAGAAGTGTAACTCAGACATTATATGAAAATGGTAAAATGGTACTGGCAATAGATCAAAGGGAGGATCGTGTACAAAAGGTAATTGATGATGAAATCGCAAGTGATGCAATTACATTGGATGTGACAGACGAAAATTCAATCAGGAAAGTAATAAATGATGACTTTGACACTGCTTTTGTCTGTATTGGAGACAATACCCAGTCCAGTGTATTTGTTACGGTAATTTTAAAGGAAATGGGAATAAAAACTATCATTTGTAAGGCAAAAAATGAATTACAGGGGAAAATTTTAAAAAAGATTGGTGCAACTTCCGTTGTTTATCCAGAAGAAACGATGGCCAAGGAAACAGCACTTGGGGTAATAAGGCCCAATATAACGGAACATTTTAAATTTTCAGAAAAATATAGAGTGTTTGAAATAAAAGCACCAAAGGATTTTGATGGAAAAAATCTTATAGAATTAAATTTGAGAAATAAATATGAAATGAATATTATCGGGATAAAAGATGAAAAAGAACTAAATATTATGCCACTTCCAAATACTATAATAAGAGAAAATAATGTACTATTAGTTATCGCAAATATAGAAAAAATGATGTTATTTGGGAAAAAATACGTTTTGTAG
- a CDS encoding MarR family winged helix-turn-helix transcriptional regulator → MTKGKMEIQKCIYFTISKMFRMINKMAEESFEKLDIYPTHGFLMIILKEEAEGLTVNQISETLAIAPSTVTRFVDKLISKGYVAREKAGKNSFTKITEEGLKIMPEIYKAWHGISEKVEEVVGNEEYLRKAGEDLREFADKIGKDKKYDQVCEDFDFWII, encoded by the coding sequence ATGACTAAAGGAAAAATGGAAATTCAGAAATGTATTTATTTTACGATTTCAAAAATGTTTAGAATGATTAATAAAATGGCGGAGGAATCATTTGAAAAGCTGGATATTTATCCAACGCACGGATTTCTTATGATTATATTAAAAGAAGAAGCAGAAGGATTGACTGTAAATCAAATATCAGAAACTTTGGCAATAGCTCCCTCAACAGTTACGAGATTTGTTGATAAGCTAATTTCTAAAGGGTATGTAGCAAGGGAAAAAGCTGGAAAAAACTCCTTTACAAAAATAACAGAGGAAGGCTTAAAAATTATGCCTGAGATTTATAAGGCATGGCATGGAATTTCAGAAAAAGTCGAAGAAGTTGTGGGAAATGAGGAATACTTGAGAAAAGCAGGAGAAGATTTAAGAGAGTTTGCAGATAAAATAGGAAAAGATAAGAAATATGATCAGGTTTGTGAAGATTTTGACTTTTGGATCATTTAA
- a CDS encoding DUF1304 domain-containing protein codes for MSILALILILFVAIEHYYILILEMYFNESETIQRNFGLDLKFLKDERVKKMMANQGLYNSFLASGLIWSLTETGEFQIQIAVFFLICIICASVYGSVTVSKKIFLLQGLPALMAIIAVLLPLIVS; via the coding sequence TTGAGCATACTGGCACTCATATTAATATTATTTGTGGCAATTGAGCATTACTACATATTAATTCTTGAAATGTATTTCAATGAAAGTGAAACTATACAACGAAATTTTGGACTTGATTTAAAATTCTTAAAAGATGAGCGCGTAAAAAAAATGATGGCAAATCAAGGATTATACAACAGTTTTCTTGCCTCAGGATTAATATGGAGTTTAACTGAAACTGGAGAATTTCAAATTCAAATTGCAGTTTTCTTCCTGATTTGTATTATTTGTGCATCTGTTTATGGTTCTGTCACAGTTTCCAAAAAAATATTTTTATTGCAGGGACTTCCTGCTTTAATGGCTATTATTGCAGTATTGTTGCCACTAATAGTTTCATAA
- a CDS encoding LPS-assembly protein LptD: protein MKRMRYKILFILLFYIILFGKLNAAGEVIELETEKSTINLETEEINTEGNVTVKYGDFTINADKLKKIANKNILSGSGNVEFIQGSQIIKADNLIFDMDTKLAKIFNSESYDSNVKLRYGGEETLAQGNKLIFIKNGWFTTSPYENPSYKINADELEIYPNRKAIARNIGFFAGGKTWFKLPYYVTSLKPASQRATLFPYVGMDSDRGLFGIMGFDYDLGLLAQGFVDFELSTKQKLALKFSNDYAFWGNNSGNIFVNRVVVPIGNHKKEWDFKWNHKVKNTPKKAKEDRQFYDAGYGIWNLNYQNITTNLMYAINGNELKDDYTDFVDKYSHIGFWDFNINQELGQNGEFNAKYYWTQNKHALKALTEINDKIVEADNLDPRKTDVDLYKSIKYTNGNSNVSITIDNEDFRDINPGYIGDLNSYRKKRSYGIDFRGPKLKLDYLDSDKDEYGELLGMRDRGEDSTVHWVQNVAYDKRKEWGLTFGNYYPFRESDFFGYQPKTGYQNLTNTLYFGAQVKQVDIRKKEYEYDYTRDNENYNSLFLNSATTDESRIYKIYQDNEIIRRPKKILYEKYRSQRFNTGNDRIDIPLKNSFIGYNLAFENRDYSSLPVPEFRNGRKVEDLDSQTGYKVARDASGKSIKQSPSMRIFTLDTRLFTTLFDNTSKKNNKYDVKVTNDATVTFQKTTAGGAMYDGFDIVEIPTNALGLRDDFKYQIGNVTFNYNLTMRDDRHFKDNWLKNRYIRNYFKADIANKRFVSLDFSNNEQYEFENFKSERDFNREVQYGYLSDAGDNFLYRFNEKNKQLFPYNTSLGWNQKVYKESLKERTFGVNFNEWGFEYTNSVNKANDIYGNTATFGLPALKLKTNYHRLGFVYDTSKMKNKKFESDHYFKINFGFGKKVYRDLNNTPIITSDDRYIRGNDYTTIGFLYKYENNAKPRYAADLDKKEKEKNREADIDTTENQIKNTSMVRNSNTQEFSISNANKNSIDKILVDSNDRLFLSSEEEEAYKSYVEEENYRQNKFSLNDFNSKLQNLRSRKKYFQIGMDMQIDGSDAANPSGMKGFDKINDLTFKVEAGYLEKMFVRYAFIMERPDRIYRNNATRNSTFDFRKHEFEGKYMFSNDPDKPWWVGGKIQYVQNGAPKSSDPEIYESSWYATKVNKLTLGMVTLSHRFENIEWEIGAGMKWDKPSNKKLGYYPVVSLKFGVTPFPEKNAQFKYSGKGFEFGAGL from the coding sequence ATGAAAAGAATGAGATATAAAATATTGTTTATTTTACTGTTTTATATTATACTTTTTGGCAAGTTAAATGCTGCTGGAGAAGTTATAGAGCTGGAAACAGAAAAATCTACAATTAATCTGGAAACAGAAGAAATAAATACCGAAGGTAATGTTACTGTAAAATATGGAGATTTTACAATAAATGCAGATAAATTAAAAAAGATTGCCAATAAAAACATTCTTTCAGGATCTGGAAATGTTGAATTTATTCAAGGTTCTCAAATTATAAAAGCTGATAACCTTATTTTTGATATGGATACAAAATTAGCAAAAATATTTAATTCAGAAAGTTATGATTCAAATGTGAAATTGCGTTATGGTGGAGAAGAAACGCTAGCTCAAGGAAATAAGCTGATTTTTATAAAAAATGGTTGGTTTACAACGAGCCCTTATGAAAATCCAAGCTACAAAATAAATGCAGATGAGCTGGAAATTTACCCAAATAGAAAAGCCATTGCAAGAAACATAGGTTTTTTTGCAGGAGGAAAAACTTGGTTTAAATTACCATATTATGTAACTTCACTAAAACCTGCTTCGCAACGGGCAACATTATTTCCGTATGTTGGGATGGATAGCGACAGAGGGCTTTTTGGAATTATGGGGTTTGATTATGATTTAGGACTTCTTGCACAGGGATTTGTAGATTTTGAGTTAAGTACAAAGCAAAAGTTAGCTTTAAAATTTTCAAATGATTATGCTTTCTGGGGGAATAATTCAGGAAATATATTTGTAAATAGAGTTGTTGTTCCTATCGGAAATCATAAAAAAGAATGGGATTTTAAATGGAATCACAAGGTTAAAAATACTCCTAAAAAAGCTAAGGAAGATAGACAATTTTATGACGCAGGTTATGGAATCTGGAATTTGAATTATCAAAATATTACAACAAATTTAATGTATGCTATTAATGGAAATGAGTTAAAAGATGATTATACAGATTTTGTTGATAAGTATAGTCATATTGGATTTTGGGATTTCAATATTAATCAGGAACTTGGACAAAATGGTGAGTTTAATGCGAAATATTACTGGACACAGAATAAACATGCTCTTAAAGCATTGACAGAGATAAATGACAAAATTGTAGAAGCAGATAATTTAGATCCACGTAAAACTGACGTTGATTTATATAAAAGCATAAAGTATACGAATGGAAATTCAAATGTTTCAATAACAATTGACAATGAGGATTTTCGTGACATTAATCCAGGATATATAGGAGATTTGAATTCCTATAGAAAAAAGAGAAGCTATGGAATTGATTTTAGAGGACCTAAATTAAAATTGGATTATTTAGACTCTGACAAGGATGAATATGGAGAGCTTCTTGGTATGCGTGATAGAGGTGAAGACAGTACAGTTCATTGGGTTCAGAATGTTGCGTATGACAAAAGAAAAGAATGGGGATTAACTTTTGGAAATTATTATCCATTTAGAGAGAGTGATTTTTTTGGATACCAGCCTAAAACAGGTTATCAAAATTTGACAAATACTCTTTATTTTGGTGCACAAGTAAAACAAGTTGATATAAGAAAAAAAGAATATGAGTATGATTATACACGTGATAATGAAAATTATAATTCGTTATTTTTAAATTCTGCAACAACTGACGAAAGTCGGATTTATAAAATATATCAGGATAATGAAATAATTCGCCGTCCTAAAAAAATTCTTTATGAAAAATATAGATCGCAAAGATTCAATACAGGTAATGATAGAATTGATATTCCACTAAAAAATTCATTTATTGGTTATAATTTGGCATTTGAGAATCGTGATTACAGCAGTTTACCAGTGCCTGAATTTAGAAATGGACGAAAAGTGGAAGATTTAGATTCACAAACTGGTTATAAAGTTGCAAGAGATGCAAGTGGAAAAAGTATAAAACAAAGTCCATCAATGAGAATTTTTACTCTTGATACAAGATTATTTACAACACTTTTTGATAATACATCGAAAAAAAATAATAAATATGATGTGAAAGTTACAAACGATGCAACAGTTACCTTCCAAAAAACTACAGCTGGAGGAGCAATGTATGATGGTTTTGACATTGTAGAAATTCCGACAAATGCATTGGGACTTAGAGATGATTTTAAATATCAAATTGGAAATGTAACATTTAATTATAACTTGACAATGAGGGATGACAGACATTTTAAAGATAATTGGCTAAAAAATAGATATATTAGAAATTATTTTAAGGCTGATATTGCAAATAAAAGGTTTGTAAGTCTTGATTTTTCAAATAATGAGCAGTATGAGTTTGAGAATTTTAAATCTGAAAGAGATTTTAACAGAGAAGTTCAATATGGTTATCTATCTGATGCTGGAGATAATTTTTTATACAGATTTAATGAAAAAAATAAACAACTATTTCCCTACAACACAAGTCTTGGTTGGAATCAAAAAGTTTATAAGGAATCTTTAAAGGAAAGAACTTTTGGAGTAAACTTTAATGAATGGGGATTTGAATACACTAATTCAGTAAATAAAGCAAACGATATTTATGGAAATACAGCAACTTTTGGTTTACCAGCATTAAAATTAAAAACGAATTATCATAGATTAGGATTTGTTTATGATACTTCAAAAATGAAAAATAAGAAATTTGAATCAGACCATTATTTTAAAATAAACTTTGGATTTGGTAAAAAGGTATATAGAGATTTAAATAATACTCCGATTATTACTTCGGATGATAGATATATTCGTGGGAATGATTACACAACAATAGGGTTTCTATATAAATATGAAAATAATGCCAAACCTAGATATGCAGCTGATTTAGATAAAAAAGAAAAAGAAAAAAATAGAGAAGCTGATATTGATACAACTGAGAATCAAATAAAAAATACAAGTATGGTAAGGAATTCAAATACTCAAGAATTTTCTATTAGTAATGCCAATAAAAATTCAATTGATAAAATTTTGGTAGATAGTAACGATAGATTATTTTTGAGCAGTGAGGAAGAAGAAGCATACAAGAGTTATGTAGAAGAAGAAAATTATCGTCAAAATAAATTTAGTCTAAATGATTTTAATTCAAAACTTCAAAATTTAAGAAGCCGGAAAAAATATTTCCAAATTGGGATGGATATGCAAATAGATGGTTCTGATGCAGCTAATCCAAGTGGAATGAAAGGATTTGACAAAATCAATGATTTAACATTTAAGGTTGAAGCAGGATATTTGGAAAAGATGTTTGTTAGATATGCTTTCATAATGGAACGACCTGATCGAATTTATAGAAATAATGCAACTCGTAATAGTACATTTGATTTTAGAAAACATGAATTTGAAGGAAAATACATGTTTTCAAATGATCCTGATAAGCCTTGGTGGGTTGGAGGAAAAATTCAATATGTACAAAATGGAGCACCAAAATCTTCTGATCCAGAGATTTATGAAAGTTCATGGTATGCAACAAAAGTTAATAAATTAACTTTAGGAATGGTAACTTTAAGTCATAGATTTGAAAATATTGAATGGGAAATTGGAGCAGGAATGAAATGGGATAAACCAAGCAATAAAAAGTTAGGATACTATCCAGTAGTTTCATTAAAATTTGGAGTAACACCATTCCCAGAAAAAAATGCACAGTTTAAATATTCTGGAAAAGGATTTGAATTTGGAGCCGGATTATAA
- a CDS encoding OmpA family protein, with protein sequence MEKKSKITAMLSVLLVSAPTTAKKLTTSNLRDNAMRTTAVEVDGTEIEQLEIAKEEKDANNNNVIVLDTNQLKFDFNSATIKEEYTPILEKLKNYIEAKNEKISITGYTDSKGTKEYNKELSLRRAESLEEKLIELGLSPEKIIETKGNGDNNPIASNDTEEGRAANRRIEVQFVH encoded by the coding sequence ATGGAGAAAAAATCAAAAATTACAGCAATGCTATCTGTATTATTAGTTTCTGCTCCGACTACAGCTAAAAAACTTACAACATCAAATTTACGTGATAATGCGATGAGAACTACTGCTGTTGAAGTTGATGGAACAGAAATAGAACAATTAGAGATAGCAAAAGAAGAAAAGGATGCTAATAATAATAACGTTATAGTGCTAGACACAAATCAATTAAAATTTGATTTTAACAGTGCTACAATTAAAGAAGAATATACTCCAATATTAGAAAAATTAAAAAACTATATAGAAGCTAAGAATGAAAAAATTTCAATTACTGGATACACTGATTCTAAAGGTACTAAAGAATATAATAAAGAATTATCCCTACGAAGAGCTGAAAGTCTTGAAGAAAAATTAATCGAATTAGGACTATCTCCTGAAAAGATTATTGAAACAAAAGGAAATGGTGACAACAATCCGATTGCTTCAAATGATACAGAAGAAGGAAGAGCAGCCAATAGACGTATTGAAGTTCAATTTGTTCATTAA
- a CDS encoding AI-2E family transporter, with product MKFYDEEKLLKIRNILIVAVLMLLTILLFFRVYDNFAKPIRLVTSTIFPFILSFVIVYCLMPFIDMISEKDRIKNSKLDELEKVEKMNISNSERRKRMELFNKISYENKKKKIQLNRTFAILLVLTMFFIIFLYIVLTIVPIFTKQVSSLIDFLLKNQEKLQNNFFGFLESNNIDLRTSIMNSKDIIVTNIIKVLGSSFSLMSSTFSLLFMTPIFTIMLIFSYDNIENGVKRILRNMGREDLIVLIKNMDETIGKYILVTALDSMIVGVVSFVIFYFLKMDYSLLFSVIIGFGNVIPFIGPFIGLIPAILYAFTKSFKLVILIIVLITIVQTIEANIVKPWLTGKSVEMHPITTLLVVLVGGALFGIGGAFVAIPVYIIIKLTWLFCWEKYVVKNK from the coding sequence ATGAAATTTTATGATGAGGAAAAACTGTTAAAAATAAGAAATATTCTGATTGTAGCAGTGTTGATGCTTTTGACAATTTTGTTGTTTTTTAGAGTTTATGACAATTTTGCAAAACCAATAAGACTTGTGACAAGCACTATTTTTCCATTTATTCTCTCATTTGTAATTGTGTACTGCCTTATGCCTTTTATTGATATGATAAGTGAAAAGGATAGAATTAAGAACAGTAAACTTGATGAGCTTGAAAAAGTGGAAAAAATGAATATAAGCAATTCAGAACGAAGAAAAAGAATGGAATTATTTAATAAAATTTCTTATGAAAATAAGAAAAAAAAAATTCAGTTAAACCGTACATTTGCAATTTTACTTGTATTAACTATGTTTTTTATAATTTTTCTTTATATAGTTTTAACAATTGTTCCGATATTTACAAAGCAAGTATCAAGCCTTATTGACTTTTTACTAAAAAATCAAGAAAAGCTGCAAAATAATTTTTTTGGATTTCTTGAAAGTAATAACATCGATTTAAGAACGTCTATAATGAACTCTAAAGATATAATTGTAACAAATATAATAAAAGTGCTAGGTTCAAGTTTTTCATTAATGAGCAGCACATTCAGTTTATTATTTATGACACCTATTTTTACAATAATGTTAATTTTTAGCTATGATAACATTGAAAATGGAGTTAAGCGAATTTTACGAAATATGGGAAGAGAAGACTTAATAGTACTTATAAAGAATATGGATGAAACTATTGGGAAATATATTCTTGTGACAGCTTTGGACAGTATGATAGTAGGCGTAGTATCGTTTGTGATTTTTTATTTTTTGAAAATGGATTACAGTCTTCTTTTTTCAGTAATTATAGGATTTGGAAACGTTATTCCATTTATAGGACCTTTTATTGGTCTAATTCCAGCGATATTGTATGCTTTTACAAAATCATTTAAACTTGTGATTTTGATAATTGTTTTAATTACAATTGTCCAAACAATCGAAGCCAATATTGTGAAACCATGGCTTACAGGGAAATCAGTGGAAATGCATCCAATTACAACTCTTCTAGTAGTTCTTGTGGGAGGAGCTTTGTTCGGAATTGGAGGAGCTTTTGTCGCTATTCCTGTGTACATTATTATCAAACTTACGTGGTTATTCTGCTGGGAAAAATATGTAGTAAAGAATAAATAG
- a CDS encoding TrkH family potassium uptake protein, with amino-acid sequence MLVKRKKISPYTIILVSFIIIILIGGFLLSSPIAIENGQRTNLLEGMFTATSAVCVTGLTVNDVSKVYNLFGKTVIMVLIQLGGIGIITFSTVVVTMISKKVGYFTKKLIQEDINTNTTFEIQKFVKKVLTTVFIIEIIGAAILFLKFIKIFDYKTAAYYAIFHSISAFCNAGFALFSNNLSDFKNSIIINTVIPVLIFLGGIGFAAILNIYQYFLKKDKRLTTTTRIAIKMSIFLIIFGTIITFILEYSNNKTLGTLPFFEKIGAAFFQSVTTRTAGFNTISIAELREPTVFLFVVLMFIGASPGSTGGGIKTTTAGLILFGIVTTIKNKEHLEYNKRRISWKIYNKAMVIVFISIMYVAVVLFLLIWLEDIRVIELGFELVSAFGTVGLSRDLTPQLSSISKLLIMITMFVGRVGPLTITLALSRMKNPKGRYVYPKEDILIG; translated from the coding sequence ATGTTAGTAAAACGAAAGAAAATTTCCCCTTATACCATAATCTTAGTATCATTTATAATAATTATATTAATAGGCGGCTTTTTGCTTTCTTCGCCAATTGCAATAGAAAATGGACAAAGGACAAATTTACTTGAAGGCATGTTTACAGCGACATCGGCTGTCTGTGTAACAGGACTTACAGTAAATGATGTAAGCAAGGTTTATAATTTATTTGGCAAAACAGTTATTATGGTATTAATTCAGCTTGGTGGAATTGGAATTATCACATTCTCAACAGTAGTTGTAACAATGATTTCAAAAAAAGTTGGATATTTTACTAAAAAATTGATACAGGAAGATATAAACACAAATACAACATTTGAAATACAAAAATTTGTAAAAAAAGTTTTGACTACGGTTTTTATAATAGAAATTATCGGGGCTGCAATATTATTTTTAAAATTTATAAAAATATTTGATTATAAGACAGCGGCTTATTATGCTATATTTCATTCTATTTCCGCATTTTGTAATGCCGGGTTTGCATTATTTTCAAATAATTTAAGTGATTTTAAAAACAGTATAATAATAAACACTGTAATTCCTGTCTTAATTTTTTTAGGTGGAATAGGTTTTGCAGCAATTCTTAATATTTATCAATATTTTCTAAAAAAAGATAAAAGGCTTACTACTACTACAAGAATAGCTATAAAAATGTCAATTTTTCTAATAATATTTGGGACAATTATAACATTTATCCTAGAATATTCAAACAATAAAACATTAGGAACATTGCCATTTTTTGAAAAGATAGGAGCCGCCTTTTTTCAAAGTGTAACAACAAGAACGGCTGGATTTAATACAATTTCCATAGCTGAACTGCGGGAACCTACAGTTTTTCTGTTTGTAGTATTAATGTTTATCGGAGCCTCACCTGGCTCAACAGGTGGTGGAATAAAAACTACTACAGCTGGATTGATACTTTTTGGAATAGTTACAACTATAAAAAATAAGGAACATCTGGAATACAACAAGAGAAGAATCAGCTGGAAAATATATAATAAAGCTATGGTTATTGTTTTTATATCAATTATGTATGTTGCTGTAGTATTATTTTTATTAATTTGGCTGGAGGATATAAGAGTTATAGAATTAGGATTTGAACTGGTATCTGCTTTTGGAACGGTGGGATTATCACGTGATTTAACGCCGCAATTATCGAGCATTTCTAAACTGTTAATTATGATTACGATGTTTGTTGGACGAGTCGGGCCACTAACAATAACATTGGCCTTGTCCAGAATGAAAAATCCAAAAGGAAGATATGTTTATCCAAAGGAAGACATTTTGATAGGATAA
- a CDS encoding copper homeostasis protein CutC — translation MKKYTLEICVDSVKSAINAERGKATRLELCSNLIIGGTTPTKSLFEEVKKNVNIPINVLIRPRFGDFLYSDYEVNIIKNEIKMFKKLGVDGIVVGILTKNGEIDLDNMKKFIEVAQDIPITFHRAFDVCREPLKAFYQLQELGVQNILTSGQSQDCLRGKKLLKELVKISTKNSKNKTEILVGAGLNIENIDEIVNFTGATNFHFSGKRIKQSSMEYRKENVNMGLKEFSEFEILETDENLVKEVADYLSKL, via the coding sequence ATGAAAAAATATACTCTTGAAATATGTGTAGATAGTGTGAAATCAGCAATAAATGCTGAACGAGGTAAAGCTACAAGGTTAGAATTATGCAGTAATTTAATAATTGGAGGAACTACACCTACAAAAAGTTTATTTGAAGAAGTAAAAAAGAATGTGAATATTCCAATAAACGTATTAATACGTCCTCGGTTTGGAGATTTTTTGTATTCAGATTATGAAGTGAATATTATAAAAAATGAAATAAAAATGTTTAAAAAACTGGGAGTTGATGGAATAGTTGTAGGAATTTTGACTAAAAATGGAGAAATTGATTTGGATAATATGAAAAAATTTATAGAGGTAGCTCAAGATATTCCAATTACATTCCATAGAGCTTTTGATGTGTGTAGAGAACCATTAAAGGCATTTTATCAGTTACAAGAATTGGGAGTTCAGAATATATTAACATCTGGACAATCACAAGATTGCCTAAGAGGAAAAAAGTTATTGAAAGAATTAGTAAAAATTTCAACTAAAAATAGTAAAAATAAAACTGAAATACTTGTTGGAGCCGGATTAAATATTGAAAATATTGACGAAATAGTAAATTTTACAGGTGCGACTAATTTCCATTTTTCTGGAAAAAGAATAAAGCAAAGCAGTATGGAGTATAGAAAAGAAAATGTAAATATGGGATTAAAGGAATTTAGTGAATTTGAAATTTTAGAAACAGACGAAAATCTTGTAAAAGAAGTAGCTGATTATTTAAGTAAATTATAG
- the der gene encoding ribosome biogenesis GTPase Der, with product MKHTVAIVGRPNVGKSTLFNKLVGDRLSIVKDEPGVTRDRLYREMEWSGKEFILVDTGGLEPRTEDFMMGKIKQQAQVAIDEADVIIFLVDGKAGITGLDEDVATVLRRQDKKVVVAVNKIDNYMRDQENIFEFYGLGFEEVIGISGEHKTNLGDLLDAVINKFEDKKIRQTENGINIAILGRPNAGKSSLVNKLLNEERSIVSDIAGTTRDTIDSSLRYDGENYTLIDTAGIRRKSKVEDDVEYYSVLRAIKAIKRADVCVLMLDATELLTDQDKRIAGMIYEERKPIIIAVNKWDLIEKNNNSVKEFTELVKADLAFLDYAPIVTISAMTGKRTLNILEQAKFINEEYHKKITTGLLNQILAEMIAQNPVPTRKGRAVKINYATQVSQAPPKFAFFANNPELIHFSYQRYIENKLREYFGFEGCPIDIVFNKKSEKTFG from the coding sequence ATGAAACATACAGTAGCGATTGTTGGTAGACCTAATGTGGGGAAATCAACGTTATTTAATAAGCTGGTGGGGGACAGGCTGTCGATTGTAAAGGATGAGCCAGGAGTTACAAGAGATAGACTTTACCGTGAGATGGAGTGGAGCGGAAAAGAATTTATTTTAGTTGATACAGGAGGGCTTGAGCCACGTACAGAAGACTTTATGATGGGGAAAATTAAGCAGCAGGCACAGGTTGCGATTGACGAGGCGGACGTAATTATATTTCTGGTGGACGGAAAAGCTGGGATTACTGGGCTTGATGAGGATGTGGCAACAGTACTTAGAAGACAGGATAAAAAAGTTGTTGTGGCTGTAAATAAGATTGACAATTATATGCGTGATCAGGAAAATATTTTTGAATTTTATGGACTAGGATTTGAAGAAGTTATTGGAATTTCTGGAGAGCATAAGACGAATCTTGGGGATTTGCTGGATGCTGTAATTAACAAATTTGAAGATAAAAAGATAAGACAAACTGAAAATGGAATTAATATTGCAATTCTTGGAAGACCAAATGCAGGAAAATCTTCACTTGTAAACAAACTCTTGAATGAAGAACGTTCTATTGTGAGTGATATTGCTGGAACAACAAGAGATACAATTGATTCTAGTTTGAGATATGATGGAGAAAATTATACATTGATTGATACTGCTGGAATTCGTAGAAAGTCAAAAGTAGAAGACGATGTTGAATATTATAGTGTACTGCGTGCTATAAAAGCGATAAAAAGAGCTGATGTGTGTGTGTTAATGCTCGATGCGACAGAGCTTTTGACAGATCAGGATAAAAGGATTGCTGGAATGATTTATGAGGAAAGAAAGCCAATTATTATTGCAGTAAATAAATGGGATTTAATTGAAAAAAATAATAATAGTGTGAAGGAATTTACAGAATTGGTAAAAGCTGATTTGGCCTTTCTAGATTATGCACCAATTGTAACGATTTCAGCAATGACAGGAAAGAGAACACTGAATATTTTAGAGCAAGCTAAATTTATTAATGAAGAATATCATAAAAAGATAACGACAGGGCTTCTGAATCAGATTTTGGCAGAAATGATAGCACAAAATCCAGTGCCTACAAGAAAAGGAAGAGCAGTGAAAATAAATTATGCAACACAAGTAAGCCAAGCACCACCAAAATTCGCATTTTTTGCCAACAATCCAGAACTAATACATTTCTCTTACCAAAGATATATTGAAAATAAGCTAAGGGAATATTTTGGATTTGAAGGATGCCCAATTGATATTGTATTTAACAAGAAAAGTGAAAAAACCTTTGGATAG